The Podospora pseudopauciseta strain CBS 411.78 chromosome 2 map unlocalized CBS411.78m_2, whole genome shotgun sequence genome has a window encoding:
- the GYP7 gene encoding GTPase activating protein (COG:T; EggNog:ENOG503NW9F; BUSCO:EOG09260N53) — MTRVTKMTSPSFPNSQPPSADSHSTISISTSTSTSNISHSEIPPRPSSPSGSLYAMSDDEESDYNTITHTETGRGVKLLFSKSKVYVHPTPSAKDNIPGYIALLQQKASSGLTRPTSPSSKASIRSSDLLLAWVPESQLGDSASIYVKVDLCDGGSPPKQSYLVPPPPTVTTHRGSVGSYAFAIPVSAVYSLLVRPPSLGWWYGSVIINSRAGDSFPALFFHDNECQSTLLKRKQRARETFDPFGEGGEMFWGGDEVLRWLRRYVEIERSAAEPNVYLVEPSQEDLEGFGGKVTAGGRAGLAVGGGVPGPSSLRDRSKDGGMDPFTKFIKETGWNIMEKFSKVTTFTRQAAQDVLDNPRIPPQMRRLMKNPEVQTLQEEFDSARIYLARWAMGIAEQSERDRSQRIWTAREVMELEDTDVGEFELLDSTNSLTLEQMRKPVTLSEWRKLFDPRTGRLSVTVDEVKERVFHGGLNPDDGVRKEVWLFLLGVYDWYSTADERKAQAASLRDAYIKLKGSWWERQIDQGGEGEDGEWWREQRARIEKDVHRTDRNVPIFAGEDIPHPDPESPFAEVGTNVHMEQLKDMLLTYNEYNKDLGYVQGMSDLLAPIYAILQDDAMAFWGFKCFMDRMERNFLRDQSGMRAQLLALDHLVQFMDPKLYEHLRSADSTNFFFFFRMLLVWYKREFDWPDVLRLWEGLWTDYLSSSFHLFVALAILEKHRDVIMTHLKHFDEVLKYINELSGTMDLESTLIRAEALFKRFQRLVEAVDRKGHFPAPKRVPTQPAGDGTASGSNTAATPASPKSNTNANEQNSNSLNNNGKGREQVEKVISPELRKLLKREVEVLPRRDVATSSKNGGK, encoded by the exons ATGACCAGGGTTACAAAGATGACGTCGCCGTCATTCCCAAActctcaaccaccatcagcaGACTCCCACTCCACCATTTCCatttccacctccacctccacctccaacattTCCCACTCAGAAATCCCTCCGCGTCCGTCTTCTCCCTCAGGAAGCCTCTACGCAATgtccgacgacgaagaaTCCGactacaacaccatcacccacaCCGAAACCGGCCGCGGCGTGAAGCTCCTCTTTTCAAAGTCCAAAGTCTACGTTCACCCTACACCTTCGGCCAAGGACAATATCCCGGGGTATATTGCCCTCTTGCAGCAAAAAGCCTCCTCCGGCCTTACCCGCCCGACGAGTCCCTCCTCAAAAGCCTCGATTCGCTCCTCGGATTTGCTGCTCGCATGGGTGCCTGAATCTCAACTGGGGGACTCGGCCTCGATTTATGTCAAGGTTGACCTCTGCGATGGGggctcccccccaaaacaatCATACCTGGTGCCGCCTCCCCCGACGGTGACTACCCACCGGGGTTCGGTAGGGAGCTATGCGTTTGCTATTCCCGTGTCGGCAGTGTACTCGCTGCTTGTCCGTCCGCCAagcttggggtggtggtatgGGAGCGTGATTATCAACTCGAGGGCCGGTGATTCTTTTCCGGCCTTGTTTTTTCACGACAATGAATGCCAGAGCACGTTGCTGAAGAGGAAACAGCGGGCTAGGGAGACATTTGATCCTTTTGGCGAAGGAGGGGAAATGTTTTGGGGTGGGGATGAGGTGctgaggtggttgaggaggtatGTTGAGATTGAGAGGAGTGCGGCGGAGCCGAATGTGTACTTGGTCGAGCCGAGCCAGGAGGATCtggaggggtttggggggaagGTTACTGCCGGTGGGAGGGCAGGGCTGGCGGTAGGGGGTGGGGTGCCTGGACCGTCGAGTTTGAGGGATAGAAGCAAGGATGGGGGGATGGATCCCTTTACGAAGTTTATCAAAGAGACGGGGTGGAATATTATGGAAAAGTTCAGCAAAGTGACGACTTTTACGAGGCAAGCAGCGCAGGATGTGCTTGATAACCCGAGGATTCCGCCacagatgaggaggttgatgaagaaCCCCGAGGTTCAGACGCTGCAGGAGGAGTTTGATAGTGCGAGGATATACCTGGCGAGGTGGGCGATGGGAATTGCGGAACAGAGCGAGAGGGATAGAAGCCAGAGGATATGGActgcgagggaggtgatggagttGGAGGATACAGATGTCGGAGAGTTTGAGCTGCTGGATAGCACGAATAGTCTCACGCTGGAGCAGATGAGGAAGCCAGTTACGCTGAGCGAGTGGAGGAAGCTTTTCGATCCACGAACTGGACGGTTATCAGTGACGGTGGATGAAGTCAAGGAGAGGGTGTTCCATGGTGGATTGAACCCCGATGATGGCGTGCGCAAGGAGGTTTGGTTGTTCTTGCTTGGTGTGTACGATTGGTATAGTACAGCCGATGAGCGAAAGGCTCAGGCTGCCTCGCTTAGAGATGCGTATATCAAGCTGAAGGGCAGCTGGTGGGAGCGCCAGATCGACCAGggcggtgagggtgaagatggagagTGGTGGAGGGAGCAGCGGGCTAGGATAGAAAAGGATGTCCACCGCACCGACCGCAATGTCCCGATCTTTGCTGGCGAAGACATCCCCCATCCCGATCCAGAGTCTCCCTTCGCCGAAGTCGGCACCAATGTTCACATGGAGCAACTCAAGGACATGCTCCTCACCTACAACGAATACAACAAAGACCTCGGCTACGTGCAAGGCATGTCGGATCTTCTTGCCCCCATTTACGCCATTCTTCAAGACGACGCCATGGCCTTTTGGGGATTCAAGTGCTTCATGGACAGGATGGAGCGCAACTTTTTGCGTGATCAGTCTGGCATGCGGGCTCAGTTGTTGGCTCTTGACCACCTGGTTCAGTTCATGGACCCCAAGCTGTATGAACACCTCCGTTCGGCGGACAGCAccaactttttctttttcttccggATGCTGCTCGTGTGGTACAAGCGCGAGTTTGACTGGCCGGATGTGCTGCGGTTGTGGGAGGGTTTGTGGACGGATTATTTGAGCAGTAGCTTTCATCTGTTTGTGGCGCTTGCGATTCTGGAGAAGCACAGGGATGTGATCATGACGCATTTGAAGCATTTTGATGAGGTGTTGAAATATA TTAATGAACTCTCTGGTACAATGGACCTTGAGTCAACTCTGATCCGCGCAGAAGCTCTGTTCAAGCGGTTCCAGAGGCTAgtggaggcggtggacaGGAAGGGTCACTTTCCTGCGCCCAAGAGGGTGCCCACACAGCCAGCAGGAGATGGTACTGCTTCTGGTTCAAATACTGCTGCGACGCCTGCTTCGCCGAAGAGCAACACGAACGCGAATGAACAAAACAGTAACAGCCTGAATAACAATGGAAAGGGTAGGGAACAAGTGGAGAAGGTTATCTCGCCGGAGCTGAGGAAGTTGTTGAAGAGAGAGGTGGAAGTGCTGCCTAGACGGGACGTGGCTACGAGTAGCAAGAACGGGGGGAAGTGA
- a CDS encoding uncharacterized protein (EggNog:ENOG503P7MX) — MADRHLPPSSRLITTTTGHIPSKPSSRLIQQPPGPSTTPTTNPPPPTASSVRRNLFQSQLTRRAPHQASSSTSSDTIRLHHHHHHSNSYDSSDPYQDSPPLPPPSPSSESIVPRNSHGEIELLGDPPTPPLYDSDDSADRNNNSPSHHHHHHHHPGNQNDSQRAEQAAARNRLSEAVRQHQLHQNKLLMSIPGSNMVGSGYGMHQQLNNTQPEELIEEVKASLRAKVAALAQDNWMFEPEELPRPH, encoded by the exons ATGGCTGatcgccacctccctccatcctcccGACTTATAACCACAACCACTGGCCACATCCCTTCCAAACCCTCGTCTCGTCTCATCCAGCAGCCACCCGGCCCCTCAACCACTCCAACCACAAATCCACCGCCCCCAACTGCCAGCTCTGTCCGAAGAAACCTCTTCCAAAGCCAACTAACCCGCCGCGCACCTCACCAAGCCtcgtcctcaacctcctccgaCACCAtccgtctccaccaccaccaccaccactccaaCTCCTACGACTCCTCCGACCCCTACCAAGACTCCCCACCTttaccacccccctcaccctcctcagaGTCAATAGTTCCCCGCAACTCCCACGGTGAAATCGAACTCCTGGGcgacccccccacccctcccctctacGACTCAGACGATTCAGCCGaccgcaacaacaactctccatcccaccaccaccaccaccaccaccacccgggGAACCAAAACGACTCCCAAAGGGCCGAACAAGCCGCCGCCCGCAACCGCCTCTCCGAAGCAGTCCGACAACACCAGCTCCACCAAAACAAACTCCTTATGTCCATCCCCGGTAGCAACATGGTGGGATCCGGTTACGGAATGCACCAACAACTAAATAACACCCAACCAGAAG AGCTCATCGAGGAGGTCAAAGCCAGTCTGCGAGCCAAAGTGGCTGCCCTGGCCCAAGATAACTGGATGTTTGAGCCAGAGGAGCTTCCGAGACCTCATTGA
- the POL3 gene encoding DNA-directed DNA polymerase delta (COG:L; EggNog:ENOG503NUXQ), with protein sequence MPSATLPQKRAFGEASSTRRNIVATPSTATTKKRRIDEPTSSPAQRFKSSQNDSKGRMASSQQKSVFESEVLERLNQDISDLKQNNSEKDQAWERPPIPNDFDPSKHSLCFQAIEAEEGTIGGGQPAVKLFGVTENGNSVLLHVKDFKHYLYVAAPVSFVVEDCLAFKAYLESQMSQNHQYQQVIHNVSLTMRENIYGFQGNVQNPYIKVTVTDPKHINKVRTMIERGEANWKGMWKHDGGIMTYDSIQYLLRFMVDCSIAGMSWVEAPAGAYDLIHMNKQSNCQFEAVISYRELISHKPSGEWSKMAPLRILSFDIECAGRKGIFPEAQHDSVIQIANIVTKYGDKKPFVRNVFCLDTTSPIVATQILEFKDEGKMLAAWRDFLEKVDPDIIIGYNIANFDFPYLLDRAKHLKVHNFEYWSRTHVKSVAKETNFSSKQMGNRDTKATNTNGRLQLDLLQLVQRDHQLRSYTLNSVCAHFLGEQKEDVHHSMITELFEGTPESRRRLALYCLKDAYLPQRLMDKLSCLENYTEMARVTGVPFNFLLARGQQVKFLSQLFRKALEQKLVIPNMRSESSEEQYEGATVIEPTRGYYDVPIATLDFASLYPSIIQAHNLCYTTLIKKRDIERWSLVKDEDYIVTPNGDMFVTTKKRKGLLAQILEELLSARKEAKRELAAETDPFKKAVLNGRQLALKISANSVYGLTGATNGKLPCLEIASSTTAFGRQMIERTKHEVEERYCIKNGYSHDAQVIYGDTDSVMVKFGTKELAEAMKLGEDAANYVSSKFIKPIKLEFEKVYFPYLLINKKRYAGLYWTKPEKYDKMDTKGIETVRRDNCLLVQTVIEKVLRMILIDRDVPGAQEYVKDTIADLLQNRVDMSKLVITKALTKDDYAAKQAHVELAHRMKKRDAGSAPALGDRVAYVMVKGATGSKNFERSEDPIYVLEHNVPIDTKYYLDNQLAKPLGRIFEPILGETKAKSLLTGDHTRAISVAAPKVGGLMKFAKKTQTCMGCKKPLTGKEESQGAVCADDAPRVGELYKKTLDKVSDLEVRFGRLWTQCQRCQGSMHCEVICSSKDCPIFYMRMKAKKDLEDANGELARFDFDQAAIW encoded by the exons ATGCCTTCCGCGACATTACCGCAGAAAAGGGCCTTTGGGGAGGCTTCAAGCACCCGGCGGAACATCGTCGCAACTCCCTCtaccgccaccaccaagaagcgCCGCATCGATGAGCCCACATCATCTCCAGCACAACGCTTCAAGAGCTCTCAAAATGACAGCAAAGGCAGAATGGCCTCGAGCCAACAGAAGAGTGTTTTCGAGAGCGAAGTGCTCGAAAGACTGAATCAGGACATCTCAGACCTCAAGCAAAACAACTCAGAAAAGGACCAAGCATGGGAGCGGCCACCCATTCCGAACGACTTCGATCCCTCCAAGCACAGTCTCTGCTTCCAAGCCAtcgaggcagaggagggtaCGATCGGTGGTGGTCAACCTGCTGTGAAGCTATTTGGCGTGACCGAGAACGGCAACTCCGTTCTTTTGCATGTCAAAGACTTCAAGCACTACCTCTATGTCGCGGCGCCAGTCTCGTTCGTCGTTGAGGACTGCCTTGCGTTCAAAGCATATCTCGAATCGCAGATGTCGCAAAATCACCAATATCAACAGGTCATTCATAATGTATCGCTGACCATGCGCGAGAATATCTATGGCTTCCAAGGGAACGTCCAAAATCCTTATATCAAGGTTACGGTTACCGATCCAAAACACATCAACAAGGTCCGCACCATGATCGAGAGAGGCGAGGCCAACTGGAAGGGGATGTGGAAGCATGATGGCGGCATCATGACCTACGACAGTATCCAGTACTTGCTTCGGTTCATGGTAGACTGTTCGATTGCTGGCATGTCTTGGGTTGAAGCACCCGCCGGCGCATATGACCTTATCCACATGAACAAGCAGTCCAACTGCCAGTTCGAAGCTGTCATCAGCTACCGAGAGCTGATTTCGCATAAGCCCTCTGGAGAGTGGTCTAAGATGGCCCCTCTCCGGATTCTCTCGTTCGATATCGAGTGCGCTGGTCGCAAAGGTATTTTCCCCGAGGCCCAACACGATTCCGTCATTCAAATCGCCAATATCGTCACCAAATACGGAGACAAGAAGCCGTTTGTACGAAACGTGTTCTGTCTCGATACTACAAGTCCCATTGTGGCCACTCAGATCCTGGAGTTTAAGGACGAAGGGAAAATGTTGGCTGCATGGCGGGACTTCCTAGAGAAGGTTGATCCAGATATCATCATCGGGTACAATATTGCCAACTTCGATTTCCCCTATCTCCTTGACAGAGCGAAACATCTCAAGGTGCATAACTTCGAATACTGGTCTCGCACGCACGTCAAGTCGGTAGCGAAGGAAACCAACTTCTCCAGCAAGCAGATGGGCAACCGCGACACAAaggccaccaacaccaacggtCGTCTCCAGCTTGACTTGCTTCAACTGGTTCAACGTGACCACCAACTTCGCAGTTATACCCTGAACTCTGTGTGTGCCCATTTTCTTGGTGAACAAAAAGAAGATGTCCATCACTCCATGATCACGGAGCTTTTCGAGGGTACCCCAGAGTCGAGACGCAGACTGGCACTCTACTGTCTCAAGGATGCCTATCTGCCACAAAGACTCATGGACAAGCTGTCTTGCCTTGAAAACTACACCGAAATGGCAAGAGTTACGGGGGTACCATTCAACTTTCTCCTCGCCAGAGGTCAGCAAGTCAAATTCTTGAGCCAACTCTTCCGCAAGGCCCTGGAGCAAAAGCTTGTCATTCCCAACATGAGATCAGAGTCATCAGAAGAGCAGTATGAGGGTGCCACTGTCATTGAGCCTACAAGAGGATACTACGATGTCCCCATCGCCACTCTGGATTTCGCTTCGCTGTACCCCAGCATCATTCAAGCCCACAATTTGTGTTACACCACTCTCATCAAGAAGAGGGATATTGAGAGGTGGAGCTTAGTCAAGGATGAGGACTACATCGTTACCCCCAATGGCGACATGTTCGTTACCaccaaaaagagaaaggggCTGTTGGCCCAAATTCTGGAGGAATTGCTCTCGGCTAGAAAGGAGGCCAAGAGAGAACTTGCCGCTGAGACAGATCCATTCAAAAAGGCTGTGCTCAACGGTCGTCAATTAGCCTTGAAGATCAGTGCAAACTCCGTCTACGGTTTGACTGGTGCCACCAACGGCAAACTCCCCTGCTTGGAGATTGCTAGTAGTACCACCGCTTTCGGTCGTCAAATGATTGAGAGGACGAAGCACGAAGTTGAGGAGAGATATTGCATCAAGAATGGCTACAGTCATGACGCTCAGGTCATCTATGGTGATACTGATTCCGTCATGGTCAAGTTTGGCACCAAGGAGTTGGCCGAGGCCATGAAGCTCGGCGAGGATGCGGCGAATTATGTGTCTAGCAAGTTCATCAAGCCCATCAAGCTCGAGTTCGAAAAGGTGTACTTTCCCTATCTTCTGATTAACAAGAAGCGTTATGCTGGGCTGTACTGGACAAAGCCGGAGAAGTATGACAAGATGGACACCAAGGGTATTGAGACTGTCCGTCGTGACAACTGTCTTTTGGTGCAAACCGTCATTGAGAAGGTCCTCCGCATGATTCTCATCGATCGTGACGTCCCTGGAGCTCAAGA ATACGTCAAAGACACCATCGCCGACCTCCTTCAAAACCGCGTCGACATGTCCAAGCTCGTCATCACAAAAGCCCTCACCAAAGACGACTACGCCGCCAAGCAAGCTCACGTCGAGCTCGCCCACCGCATGAAGAAGCGCGACGCCGGTTCCGCCCCCGCCCTCGGCGACCGTGTAGCCTATGTCATGGTCAAAGGCGCGACTGGCTCCAAGAATTTCGAACGCTCCGAAGACCCGATCTACGTCCTCGAGCACAACGTCCCCATCGACACAAAATACTACCTCGACAATCAGCTCGCCAAACCCCTCGGCCGCATCTTCGAGCCCATCCTCGGCGAGACAAAAGCCAAGTCCTTGCTGACAGGTGATCACACCCGCGCCATCTCCGTCGCGGCACCCAAAGTAGGCGGTCTCATGAAATTTGCCAAGAAAACCCAAACGTGTATGGGTTGCAAGAAACCCTTGACAGGGAAAGAAGAGAGTCAGGGCGCGGTGTGTGCCGATGACGCGCCGAGGGTGGGTGAGTTGTACAAGAAGACGCTGGACAAGGTCAGTGACTTGGAGGTGAGATTTGGGCGGTTATGGACACAGTGCCAGAGGTGTCAGGGGAGCATGCACTGTGAGGTGATTTGCAGCTCGAAGGACTGTCCGATTTTTTATATGCGGatgaaggcgaagaaggaccTGGAAGATGCGAATGGGGAGTTGGCGAGGTTTGATTTTGATCAGGCTGCTATTTGGTAG
- a CDS encoding uncharacterized protein (COG:S; BUSCO:EOG09264T1U; EggNog:ENOG503NY7P), with protein MASSPSPAPAAAPTNPKIAKIITRLQSKITPGMPFEAQYEAAQETRLVAARYTKSQNYTAAIDILSSVSQSLLKTGPTGGGSGGDLAILLVDVYKQAGLKVDATSKGRVLTCLRLFDPAEPNRKKFVKDVVEWSKKYSDYPAGDPELHHVIGSMLAEEKENLDEAERHLILGTTKDSPPVLAQLEYEWYKQDETHTAPLYCARAVLPYLLMANLKAATTCYKVFTSQLAAENPSLAAQDVGETKIFPSLPLMNFLGLLIVAVQKGNNPEVFRQLKGKYMPTIKEATDGVWDTALELIGEMYFGIQRPRQSNPLFDMMGSFLGMPGGGGGSGGRPMARRVEAAPAAEGLD; from the exons atggcctcctccccatcccccgcccCGGCGGCGGCCCCCACAAACCCCAAAATAGCCAAAATCATCACCCGCCTCCAATCCAAAATCACCCCCGGCATGCCCTTCGAGGCCCAATACGAAGCCGCCCAAGAGACCCGACTCGTCGCGGCCCGGTACACCAAATCGCAAAACTATACCGCCGCCATCGACATTCTGTCCTCTGTCTCCCAGTCCCTCCTCAAGACAGGTCCAACAGGCGGCGGCAGTGGGGGCGATCTCGCTATCTTGCTGGTGGATGTTTACAAGCAGGCTGGGCTGAAGGTGGACGCTACAAGcaaggggagggtgctgaCCTGTTTGAGGCTGTTTGACCCCGCCGAGCCGAACAGGAAGAAGTTCGTGAAGGATGTGGTCGA GTGGTCAAAGAAGTACTCAGACTACCCCGCCGGCGATCCAGAACTTCACCACGTCATCGGCTCCATGTTGGCAGAGGAAAAAGAGAACCTCGACGAGGCGGAGCGCCATTTGATTCTCGGCACCACGAAAGACTCCCCTCCTGTCCTTGCGCAGTTGGAGTATGAATGGTACAAGCAGGATGAAACCCACACCGCGCCCCTCTACTGCGCAAGGGCAGTCCTTCCGTACCTGTTGATGGCCAACCTCAAGGCGGCGACCACGTGCTACAAGGTATTTACTTCACAGCTCGCCGCCGAGAACCCGTCTTTGGCTGCGCAAGATGTTGGCGAGACCAAGATCTTCCCTAGCCTGCCGCTCATGAACTTTTTGGGACTGTTGATTGTGGCGGTGCAAAAGGGGAACAACCCAGAGGTGTTTAGGCAGTTGAAGGGGAAGTACATGCCCACGATCAAGGAGGCCACGGACGGGGTGTGGGACACGGCGCTGGAGCTGATTGGGGAGATGTACTTTGGGATTCAGAGACCGAGGCAGAGCAACCCGCTGTTTGACATGATGGGGAGCTTCTTGGGGAtgccgggtggtggtggtgggagtggtgggagaccgatggcgaggagggtggaggctGCGCCGGCTGCGGAGGGGCTGGATTAA
- a CDS encoding uncharacterized protein (COG:S; EggNog:ENOG503P2YG), with protein sequence MADESMLTNKEQEAHKMATETGIVFPDNLMLIRALRKHNNNVNAVVEEWFTLCGTDEWVSRYKDKPSTDKSATTGWDSWEEMPGLEATETSNITPLLGAESSSSFRIQGEDEVLYGQTPGTTGAPPTRVPSRADNRAPTSKEQEDEDIQKAVAASLAAQKPTLPPRPSSSAKGQFGPATREHYSEEEWAVTSHYPPPLEDEVPTCRQRKPGLPVFLRRRPNHNSHLLGGLLMILQRIPAARNTLLRIGDEPAWGYRCSQDWWKGEPITVNGPRWEFEVHRLMAFLEGTTRSYATADILAQFPEPERYFDDDEEKEFLHRFAYNNALRDVEGSSSTVGYSVLMSEVEVVSIQDITVHQSEDQFGLLDLFIPAPLHHIDTKYEAKSPKTLYDYLDLLFYPDVPVAAEDLDQGMLAMIRHPSSVLTLRTRDSRINDIEIPEIFHLDRYMACNREKLAEIAREQIDLYRRKTNGLKTAEGEATRKELALATIKSLKDKIESMRKGALWRNYNDAFSNAEDVMYLPSSQDEPSWSDEEKEILAHYRTRIKQLEQVIARTESVTEKLNEQIFHPIAAKSEANSAKFTTPSDDPAWNPTYKYTLVGAVIGDSQVLLRWTGEPLDDIIQEGSSPGVEDTGGWWLKMSYRNRVEYEFLKLKSVLDMWNKSKENRMLVYATDSAMNEKYDPLPDKLQKFVKDDNHFFKKELQTNQSQRPPEAEASKKRGADDQWAGIAGPGKLQRSASLDTLSSNRASAGSGGDKDDEVMLDVVGDGADGGEPVGGKGVSVAVQEMVERRTSAFFPIIASADAYEIAQGDAATKTSANDVGGNGGGGSLADPITNNGDGDRMVTD encoded by the exons ATGGCGGACGAATCCATGCTCACGAATAAGGAGCAGGAGGCTCATAAGATGGCGACAGAAACTGGGATTGTCTTTCCGGACAATTTGATGCTGATCAGGGCCCTGAGAAagcacaacaacaatgtCAATGCCGTTGTTGAAGAGTGGTTTACACTTTGTGGTACTGAT GAATGGGTGTCGAGATATAAGGATAAACCTTCTACTGATAAATCCGCTACTACTGGCTGGGATAGCTGGGAGGAAATGCCTGGATTGGAGGCGACAGAAACGTCGAATATCACGCCGTTGTTGGGGGCGGAGTCATCATCTT CTTTCAGAATTCaaggcgaggatgaggttcTGTACGGTCAGACTCCTGGAACCACGGGCGCGCCTCCCACACGTGTCCCATCCAGAGCGGACAACAGGGCCCCAACATCCAAAGAGCaggaagacgaggatatTCAAAAGGCCGTAGCGGCATCGCTCGCAGCGCAGAAACCAACACTACCTCCTAGGCCCTCGTCCTCAGCTAAGGGTCAATTTGGGCCGGCCACCAGAGAGCACTACTCGGAGGAAGAATGGGCGGTGACCAGTCATTATCCGCCGCCACTTGAAGATGAGGTACCGACTTGCCGACAAAGAAAACCAGGCCTGCCCGTGTTTCTCAGGCGCCGGCCGAACCACAATAGTCATCTGCTGGGCGGTCTACTGATGATCTTACAACGAATTCCTGCGGCGCGGAATACTTTGCTCAGGATCGGTGATGAGCCAGCATGGGGATACCGTTGTTCACAGGATTGGTGGAAGGGCGAGCCGATCACGGTTAACGGACCGCGATGGGAATTTGAAGTTCACCGTCTAATGGCTTTTCTGGAGGGGACAACGCGCTCATATGCGACAGCTGATATTTTGGCGCAGTTCCCAGAACCTGAAAGGTACttcgacgacgatgaagaaaAGGAGTTCCTTCACAGATTTGCATACAACAATGCTCTGCGGGACGTCGAAGGTTCTTCATCGACAGTGGGCTACTCGGTTCTGATGTCGGAAGTTGAGGTCGTTTCGATCCAGGACATAACAGTGCACCAGTCGGAGGACCAGTTTGGTCTTTTAGATTTATTCATACCcgctcccctccaccacatcgATACCAAGTATGAAGCAAAGTCACCAAAGACCTTGTACGATTATTTGGACCTCCTGTTTTATCCGGACGTTCCGGTGGCGGCTGAGGATCTGGATCAAGGCATGCTAGCTATGATTCGACATCCATCTTCAGTGTTGACTCTGCGGACCAGAGACAGCCGTATAAACGACATCGAAATTCCAGAAATTTTTCACCTTGACCGATACATGGCATGTAATCGGGAGAAGCTTGCGGAAATCGCAAGGGAGCAGATTGATCTGTACCGCAGAAAGACGAATGGGTTGAAAACGGCAGAGGGCGAGGCGACACGCAAGGAGTTGGCTCTCGCGACTATAAAGTCGCTGAAGGACAAAATCGAAAGCATGAGAAAAGGAGCTCTTTGGAGGAACTATAACGATGCTTTCAGCAATGCTGAAGATGTCATGTATCTGCCTTCTTCACAGGATGAGCCATCGTGGTCGgacgaagagaaggaaaTTCTTGCTCATTACCGGACGAGAATCAAGCAGCTTGAACAGGTCATCGCTAGGACCGAGAGCGTGACAGAGA AGCTCAATGAGCAGATTTTCCACCCGATAGCAGCGAAGTCTGAGGCGAATTCTGCAAAGTTCACCACGCCGTCTGACGACCCAGCCTGGAATCCCACATACAAGTATACGCTTGTTGGCGCGGTGATAGGGGATTCACAAGTTCTGTTGCGATGGACGGGGGAGCCATTGGATGATATCATCCAGGAGGGCTCGTCTCCAGGAGTGGAGGATACCGGTGGCTGGTGGCTTAAGATGTCTTATCGCAACAGGGTTGAGTATGAG TTTTTGAAGCTCAAGTCCGTGCTCGACATGTGGAACAAATCAAAGGAGAACCGCATGTTGGTGTATGCGACTGATTCGGCCATGAATGAGAAGTACGACCCTCTTCCGGACAAGCTCCAGAAGTTTGTCAAGGACGATAATCACTTTTTCAAGAAGGAGCTACAGACGAATCAGTCCCAGCGTCCACCAGAGGCGGAAGCATCCAAGAAGCGAGGGGCCGACGATCAGTGGGCTGGCATTGCTGGACCTGGAAAGCTGCAGAGGTCGGCTAGTCTTGATACCTTGTCTTCCAACCGGGCTTCGGCTGGATCTGGAGGGGACAAGGATGATGAAGTGATGCTGGATgttgttggggatggggcggatggtggtgaaccggtgggtgggaaaggggtAAGTGTGGCGGTTCAGGAGATGGTGGAACGCCGCACTTCTGCCTTTTTCCCAATAATCGCGAGCGCTGACGCTTATGAGATTGCTCAGGGCGACGCTGCTACGAAAACGAGTGCGAACGATGTGGGTGGGAATGGAGGTGGCGGGAGTTTAGCTGATCCTATTACGAACAATGGAGATGGGGATAGGATGGTTACGGATTGA